ccgaagatactcaaaggatgtcggacgtccgataatctccttttgtgcgtccgacatcatTCTCAGTGCTCTTCATCCTCTTCTTTTCCTGTTTGGTGTtatttctgaaaaggatctTCTACAAAAaagtattagtaacatccaaatgttttgtaatcatcaaaagatatgaattgagataaacaatctccccctttttgatgatgacaaaacatttGGATAGAGCagaaaaatatacaaattgggATATAACAACTCCCCTTAACGAAGTGCATGAGTGTTCAAGAAGAAAAGTAATCAACGTCATCAGTGCTGCTCCAACGCAACTCCCCATGAAATTGACTCCCCCTAACTAGTTACTCAACATCATCAGTGCTAATCCaaatccatttctccccctttttgtcatcacaagatTGAGTATCAGTTTTGGTACCAGCAGTACGATCCATCAGAAACATTATCAGTATACTCATTAACAATGTCCAGCACAGTTTGGAATCAACCATTCAGCAGATTCCAATCAGAAACATTCATAGCAAACACATTCATTCAGCAGATTCCAACACACAACCATTCATAACAATCATTCAAAACATTCATAACAAACACTTAGTTATAGCATTCATAAACAGTAGAAAATATCCAGTTATACAGACCAGGTGTTCAACACTTAGTACAAAAGTGCaatgcaaaagatgaactaTAATCCTAGATTAAGGTGCAGTGACCTAGTAGTGCCTAGATGgtgattttagatgatccagGCCTCCTCCTGGTCAGACGATATTGTTCAGGgtcctcttcttcctcagtttcttcatcatcatcttcatatgCTTCTTCAGTTACTGGAGCCTTGTCTTTATCCTTGGGCTGAGAGCTGGAAGCTGGTGTGGTCTCATTACCAGTAGTTGGCCCTGTGGGCTCAGATCTTGGTTCTTTCTGATGAGCAGTCTCATTTGTCTCAGGTATAGGGGGCACAAGAAGATTCCTTTTTTCAAGGAAAGAGGATTGTTGGGCAGAggtcatggtcatcatgagaccatcttcaagaagcataacatgctgtttgaggtcTTCAAGTAAGGAGATGACCTCAGAGTTGGAAGAGAAGGACTTACTGGCAGACTTTCTAGGATGCATGGTGAAAGGAGAAACATAGCCTGACTGATCATGGGGAGTTCTAGGAGTGACAGGGGTTTCATGCAAGTTTTTTCTTCTAGACTCGGCCACAGTCTCCTTGTAGCACCAATGACCATCAAAAAATTTTAGgttctttctttcaaaataagcttttgagAAAACTGATGAAACACTGTCTTTTGGAGATTTGCCAGAAAAGGGTATTTcaaaatgagcaaaaataggGGTCAGAAATCTGCCATAGGAAAGCTTCCTACGACTATCAGTGCtaattttgagcagaaacttgcacattataaatccaaagtcaatgcggattttttcaacaaagcagtagaaaagatagagttccattttatttgcatctgttctgtggccatcagttgGCACCAACAGATTCGAAATGATGGTGAAGTTGATCAGATTCTGAGGACTGAGATCATCcaatcttgcctcagcaggggtgctgaatttggtttgaaaataAGTCATGAGTTTAGCATTGTAAAAATGATGATAGGCAGAGGGAAATTCCTCATacgaaaagaaatttgcaatttttcctttgaaactaGTTTCAATACTAGTTTTCAGAATAGAATTCACAATGTCAGGAGTTAACATGATGTCTACAGAGTTgaccctagagatgagttcagtgtgtgatgtaccctttctaagattagcaaaaaattgataaaGCATGTCAGGATAAAAAACATTAGGAATGGTCAGAAGATGAgtccatttctggaattcaaataGTTTGATgacaggttcaagatcaagcttacgaaattcaaaGGGAATGATGAGCCTTTGGGTgatgaaccctttttgagagactaactcaaatctgtctctggcTTCATCATCGATGAACTTTGGTAGAGGAACGGGTTCAGGTACAGGCTGAGATACTGGATTCTTCCCAGAACGTGTCCCTTTTGAGGTTTGAGTGGCAGATGCACCAACATTTTGAGTCTCAGTCCTTGTCCTTGGAGACTTCCTAATGGAGGGTTCAGGTGTTGGCTGACTCTCAGTAGTGTTTTCTTCATTCTGCTGATCAACAGAGGGATCAGCAGATTGCTTTTTCTTGGATTGGGGAGTTCTCTTCCCCTTTGCagtcctttttcttttactagAAGACCTTGTGACAGTTTCATCACCTTGGGTAGCCTGCTCTGGTTCCTCATTTTCACCAGCAATGTTCCCTTCAGAGATCTGCCCTTCCATTTGTTCATCAGATGATTCAGCAGTTGGAGTAACTAATTTTCTTTGGGCAGTCTGCTTTACTTTGCCACCACGggtcattttcttctttttaggtgCCACAGGAGGTGGATCAACaatttcaatgtcttcatccCTAAGCCTAAAAGACCGTCCGGCACTAGTAGATCCTCCCCTAATTCTAACCATGATGCAATGTGGATATGATTTTTGATGCAGAATGTGGTGTTCAGAGGAAGAATGCAGTAAAAACCAACTAGAGTGCACTAAGAAGCCGCAAGGAGAGAGTTATGTGAAGTTAGGGCTTTGTATGTGAATTGGGAGTTTTGGGGTAGTTGGGGGTTAGGAGTGATTTTTATGAGTGATCAATGAGCAATAGAGGTGTAAATAAGTTGGTTGGTTCAATTTCTCGGAACTTGGTTTGAGGAAagaggaatttgaatttcaaatgttAGAGGAAACTGAAAGGTTGCGTCCGAGACTTATGGAGGAAAATGAACTGAGAAGAATGGGTAACTGCCTTATAGGActcaatttttgagtgtcggacgtccgaacgaagtGAAGCGTCCGACACAACCGTCCGAACCAGGGTTTTTCTGAAACTTGGacgaagaacactgtcggacgtccgttccaattcatcggacgtccgataaagattGACTGGAAATAAGACTTAGAACATTTTTTCTGAAACacccaattttgttctcaaggacacaaattgatctagcggaagagcttttgtgaggatatcagcaATCTGTTCCTTAGAACAAACAAACTCAACACGGATTACCCCCTTGgagacaagatcgcgaatgaaatgatgctttatatcaatgtgcttagtcctagagtgttgaatgggattttttgttagATTGATTGCACTGGTGTTGTCACAGTACATGGGTACACATTCATACACTAAACCAAagtcattcaatgtgtttttcatccataacaattgagcacagcaagcaccagcagcaacatattcagcttcagtagtggacagtgagatagcattttgttttttactaaaccaagagaccaagcaatttccaagaaagttgcatatgccagtagtactttttctatctattttacaaccaccaaagtcagcatcagagaatccacacaaaggaagttcatgacattttggataccacAAGCCAAAATTTAAGGTTCCTTTAAGATATCTCAAGATTCTTTTTACCgcattcaagtgtgattcctttggacaggattgaaatcgagcacataagcacacagcaaacatgatgtcaggcctactagcagttaaataaagtaaacttccaatcatacctctgtacttcttctcctcaacttttgtaccttcttcatctttgtcaagtttggtagatgtgcacataggtgtcccaacaggctttgaatcctccattccgaatcttttcagcaactccttggtgtattttgtttgatttataaatgttccatcttgggtttgaatcacttggagtccaaggaagaagttcagttctcccatcatactcatttcaaattctttttgcatgatgatggaaaagtccttgcacaatttttcattagtagcaccaaatatgatatcatccacatatatttgtacaatcaaaagatctcgtgagctttgttttgtaaAAAGTGTAGTGTGTACAATGcttcttttaaaaccattttcaatcaaaaaaccactcagacgttcataccatgctctaggagcttgctttaatccatataaagcttctgagagtttaaacacgtgatctggataagattcattttcaaaaccaggaggttggtcaacatagacttcttgatctataaatccgtttaagaaggcactcttaacatccatttgaaataatttaaaattcttgaaacatgcaaatgctaaAAACATTCTTATGGATTCCAGCCTAGCTACTGGTGCAAAAGACTCATCAAAGTCTATTCTctcttcttgagtgtatcccttagccaccagtctagccttatttctaacaatctcccctttatcattcattttgtttctaaaaacccatttagtgccaatgataggatggccTTGTGGTCTGGCAACCAGGGTCCAAACTTcgtttctttcaaattggattAACTCTTCTTCCATAACTAAAATCCAATGCtcatcattcaatgcatcaacaacatttttaggttcaatatgtgatacaaaagcaagattatctACCAGGTGTCTAGAGGAACGAGTCCTGACCTTTTCAGaaggatcaccaattataagctccctGGGATGATTATGAGCAAATTTCCAtgctcttggaagatcattaggagtAGTGGTATCTCTATTATTCACTTCTTCAGCTGGACTGACCTGAGCATCAGTATCCTTTGAATCAGTTTCTGGTGAGGCAGagtcatgatcattgattgctagcttcttcagttcttcttgaacacctgtgtcatcatcttcaccacaactcatagagatgtcaccattagattcatcaaaagtaatgtgtatAGCCTCCTCTATAATCAAtgttctacgattataaactctgaaacctcttttgttttcacaataacccaagaaaattccctcatcagatttcttgtcaaactttccaagatgttccttgatattcaaaatgaaacatttacaaccaaatactttgaagtaACCGAGAACAGGCTTTTTGTCATACATGAGCTCATAtgaagttttgttcaaaattggtcttagaagaactctattcatggtataacaggctgtgtttatggcttcagcccaaaaatattttggtaaattgcatacactaagcatggttctagcagcctcttggagagttctattttttctttctacaactccattttgttgagggactctagcaatagagaattcatgagtaataccattatgatcacaaaattctggaaaaccacagaacttgaattctgtcccattatcacttctaatcctgacaattttcaagccaagcagattttgtacTTTAGCAAATAATGAGGTAAAATTCttaaaggcatcatctttatgagcaaggaatATCACCCAAATATATCGAGAATAGtcatcaacaattacaaaataatatctcttaccaccaaGGCTTGCAGTCTGTGTAGGACCAAATAGATCAAGGTGCAGAAGTTCAAATgattttgaagtagaaacacatttcttaggtttaaaagaaaccttgacttgttttccaaattggcaagcatcacagattctgtctttttcaaatctaatttttggaagacctctaacaagttcctttttagaaatttctttcagcaaatccatattgaagtgacacaaccttctatgccacaaccatgggtcctcatttgctactttgagacatttgagatatgaagaatcaattttttcaagaaaaactacatagacatcattaactctttttcctttgaaaacaatgttgaactttgagtcaaatatgagacattcaagctttttgaacaatacaaacagattcctatcacacaattgGCTAACACTTAACAGATTGTAGCTCAAATTGTCAACAAGAAGAACATTGTGGATAAAAGTTTgatcattcttaccaacatcgcCAATACCAACAGtcttggctttgttatcatctccaaatgttacctttccacttgctttttgcttgagtttaatgaattgtgatgcatcaccagtcatatgtcttgaacatccactatcaatgaaccattttgattttttagcaATGTTATCCTGGTTCACctacacacaaacccacaagataatacttggtaccctttacatattgggtccttgagagttagtatTATGTTTAACTacccacatgcatttcatgccattcctcatgtttttcttaacatgacagttgctattcatgtgaccagattgacaacaaaagttgcatactgacattggatcaatcaaatgaacaggtttaatgaatctgacttgccttcttctgtggatagcaaactcatttgtatTTTGGTTCAGTCTTATTTGATGAGTATTAACATAAGGTAcagtgtcattcttttgaagatggttctgTTTCAAATGATGTAACAATTGACATAAGtcatccatcctttttcttaagcTGCATTGCTCACTTCTGAGTATGTcacagtaatttttctttttgtaaagttCAGCAAGCACAACAGACTCAGTCCTTTTCAGGTTATCATTTTCATACTTAAGAcatttgttttgtcgaaaaagatttgcattgtcttgtattagaaagctaattttctgcttcagttccttgtttttaacataggattctttcaatctgttatgcattttttctagaaaagaattaacatcatcatctgattcactatcactatcggtttgagagttgcattgtgttacctcttcatctccaatagccatgaaagccacttgagcagattcctcttcttcttcaacttcgccttctgagttgcaatcattccaggtaatttgaaaattattgaactttggttttcgttcaatcttgttttccttctttttcttcattggacactcatttgcataatgtccaggttggccacattcaaaacatttatcattttgcttcttgttgaactcTAGTTTCCCTCTATTTCTGAAGTCATTAGTCTGATTCTGGAAGGAATTGCTGGATCCGCCTTTCCTGAATCTTCTCTTATTGAGAAAtcttttgaagcctcttgtgatgagtgcaatatcactgtcatcaccttccaagtCATTTTCATCCAGTGAGGCtgtttcatcttcatcttgtgaggctttcagagcaatactctttcttccttttgtgtcttcttcttcctgcatcttagatttaagtttcagtttgtaagaagttagagagttaatcagagattcaatggataaggaatttagatccttggcttcctctatggcagtcactttgctttcccaatcctttgatagagaattcagaatttttctgttcttttcacctagagagtactccttctcaagtacctctaaatccttgatcagatcattaaatctacaatacattttgtcgatgttttcatgaggctccatcttaaaagattcatacttggtGACCATAAtggactttttctgttctcttacgttgtcactaccctcatgaatttctcttagcttatcccacatttctttggcagatttacacccttttactctaattgactcatttgagtctaaggcactataaagaacattcatggctttggcattcaatgtgagattggttctatcttgagcattcatctcAGCTCTCGTTTTTTGCTGCAACAAACCTgtttctgcatcaagaaagttagcatcatgcggtccttcattcacaataaaccacagctcaatatcaatggattgcaagaagataatcattctttctttccaactaacataattggaaccagtaaacatgggaggcctagtaacagattgcccctcaacaaacatagcatgactggttgtcatcttactccaagccgcttgagcttaatctctaggagaccaagctctgataccaattgtaaggatcgaagacaacctaagaggggtgaattaggctttcaaaaaACCTGCTAAGATATAGTTCACTTTTTCACAGactacctttcttttctcaaatacTTCCCAATGAACGAGATAACACAAGAGCACAAGTAttcgtgagatgaagagaagaacagtttatgtagaaaagcagtaaatgaaagtaaagaaacaaaccaggcttcaaacacaactgaggtttgaacaccacttttatataccaagttacttcaagttgaacaaacttgcaaccaatcttttgtgtacaaggaagggatcacttccttcttgccccaaaccacacttggtcaagcaaggaagttttacaaacactcgcaaaccctcactatgctacactattgaagaagctgtgtcacacttgaaaaactacacgAAGATTACACAAgcaaagagtacaaatgttccttttgaGTATTCTAGTACTagaatcactcacaatctgatgtaggCTTGTTGTGCAAAGTTCTTCTGatgtggttgactttgttctttttataggagatcagaaaattcttcaattaatgttGTCAACGGACAGAaggcagttgaagagtcaactagccgttggtgctgtcggacgtccgatgtttagcttttatgcgtccgaacgagatcaatgagttctggaagttttcttgaatctcttaggacgtccgatcatgcgtccgagggtagAATGCACACTTGGAacttcttcttcaatttcttcggacggccgatgcgtCCAGAGTGTTGCGTCCAAAAAACAGCAAcggttgtcggacgtccgaatcTAAGTTCTTCacacgtccgaagatactcaaaggatgtcggacgtccgataatctccttttgtgcgtccgacatcatTCTCAGTGCTCTTCATCCTCTTCTTTTCATGTTTGGTGTtatttctgaaaaggatctTCTACAAAAaagtattagtaacatccaaatgttttgtaatcatcaaaagatatgaattgagataaacacccatactagaccatcatccatggccacacaatattaataatatgaaaacagaaaatcatgaataaatatgaaaattcaccaatttccaccacaagacatgaaacaacacctaaaaccatctatttaactctcataagccatcaattgaacattaacaagattaaaggaaaggttccttggtcacttaccttgcaaacccaagaaaagaagcaacttggtaCCTTAGCATTCCAAACCatttcacaaccaaccttaatatcactaaactaagaggttttatcgagtaatttgaagattaatcggttggaatgaaagattgagcaagattgagtagaagaaatttgatagcttttctttcttttgctctccaagaaattcggcgaagagagggaaaaataagagaatttttggccaatttttggtatttatttggtaaaggtgatAAGATGGTCTTATGGTCAAAATGTAAGAAGTAATCaacaagtgacacttgtcacttcaattaatacatggttatccttttgtctctccactctcatccatataacaacctttaattatctcttagcacctggtaaaataaattcggtatccaaaacttaacctaactggccaaatttttccgaacttttcgcattagcgggtcccacgtccggtatatgctcttaatttctcaaaaaccaaccgattctagaaaaatcatctaaaaactatatttactcataaaaattatttagaaaattttcctaataaagaaaatgcataaaaggcaTACAATTAAATAacataaagcctagaaaatcgaaaaatttacgggttctcacactctctcccccttaaaagaatttcgtcctcgaaattccttatcatcgccTTCTTCGGAAAACCAAAAATTTTACTGCTTCCTTCTCACACTCAAATTGAGCATCGCACCTAGCTAACCAATCAGTGTCCCTTCACCAGCCAAGCTCATTGAATTCTTTcgtatacttttttttttccttcgcAAATTGAACGTCTTATACACCATTCTAGGGGTCAGACGGTGGAATGCTAGAATCTTACCTTCCCTATCTTCAAACGAGTCAGGGGCTTGATGTTACTCTAGTGCATACGCCCGAGCCGACACCTTTGGTCCATTCTTCTCCCCCTTCAACCGGTCAGAGTTGGTCGTGGTTGTCTGTTGgctcctactcccttctcgagatcgACCTGGGCAGTTCgcgatttgatgatctgcaCTCCCATAACGCAgacattttcttcttttcttccagCAGACATCCTCTGTGTGATTtggcttcccacagtacccgcgGGGACCACGGAAAGCggagactgagcctctctgtGAGGTACCACTTGACATCCTCGATAATTGAGCTCCCccgtttccccttccaatcttagaAAGCGTACCCTTATCCTCTTGCTCTgagctacttccaggaaatccccttttcttggtttgaaaGTTCTTGACTTgtaacctcgcattttcaactcgttgagctttttctacagcatcactaaaggtacgGAGTTGGGCTACGGCCAGGTCCTTCTAAATCTCAACGtttaatccttggacaaaacgccttatcctcctttgctcagtcacgattaactcgggagcgaacttggataacctggtgaactggctctcatattcagcgacggtttgagttccctggcggagcttaatgaattcatcttccttcttttcctggatcagagGTGGGAAATAtttcgtgttgaactctctcatgaaattctgtggcgaccccacttccccctaaggcgaaccaaagggttggcgggccgtctgcccagctctcgccaggactcacgcaagcaatctaacccaaatcctttcgaagaataacctaatctattacaaaacaattccTCCGAAGTAGGccgtcactaaaaccacattaacttcagagatagcagtaATTTAAaatagccaatcgacggctccTATAAAATCTCACGCGCTACGAACTGCGGAATAGAATCGTACCGTCCCGACTAACTAAAATATTCATACAACAAAATACAATAATCAAGCCAAGCATCCAATTTAAATTTTACCCAtcttccagcttcaagtggcaatccaaaataaaaagtacattatccaAATTAAACACATTACAGCCCACACAAGTAGTCATAGTATTCAAATACATATCAAAACGAAACATGGATAAGTTCCAAAGCTTTAAatttccagaacctgtcaaggaaaacaaataaacgtggggtgagctaaagctcagtggtgccccaaaacatgcatctaaataaacaaataacaaGAAGCAATATTGACTAAGGTAACCAAGTAGGAAAGCGGataacaacacaaggtaggatacaggggctctcaggagccattttcctcgcttgatcaccattcatcgtagttgaccctccgtcaactctcactacttatagtccatgtagatcctcTCATTTTactcctaacccgtcaccgttcttacccctgtcccgggcccgaacgccaactaaggaagcagtatactcgagatatacccttagaaaattgggagcagtatacttgcgtataccctcaggaaattgggagcagtatacttgcgtataccctcaagaaattggtcgagggattcacccaacgacgcaactacgtTTAGATTCACGAGAAAATgtttcacgcaagtcaccactctaaaggctagtgcgataaagtacaaactgctcacttcgatggatcagaaaccactttttggcaattatcacatatcaagtcaagaaagcgcTTTAATCAcgtaagcatagaacaagcagggacactcaccaagggTGAAGTTACTGATCAATCTGGGAGTCAAAGtctgcgtcctcgctaaaccctaaaatacCAATTTGTAAAACTATAAGTTGGTTATACTAGTTCTAGGGTTACGTAGGAAAATTTATTCGTAGTGTAGCTAGTTTATTTTCTTGGAATAAGTCAGTAAACCATGTAgtattaaaactagtaaaatactTTGTAAAGTTTCCTTAATGTTACTTTTCTTGTAAAAGTGTTACTAGAACTAATTTACGTGAAATAgtgtttcttgccgaacaaatTTTTTTGCACGTTTAGTTAAAATCGCTAAAATCTCGTATTTTGGGAATTTCCTCTAGAAAACTAGCAAGGAACAagtcttaaagaaagaaaaggaaatgaggcaaggtttagggttttagaagctaggaaaattatttttctataGCTATTAAAGCTAGTTTAAGCttaaggaaaagagaaaaaaaaatatcgaGTCGGCAAGGTTTAGAAAATCTCTACACAGGAATTTCTAGCTTAAATGTACGATACTAAGTTTTATCAATTAATGCTAAGTGCAAAATATCTAGATAGTTTGCTCAAACATTCGCGGATTTGCAGGGTAGAAACGAAATTTCACAAGTTCGATCCCATTTCGAAATCACGTTATAACTCAAATTTTGCTAGCAAATCAAGATCACATCTCAATAGCaaatcactagggcttcgtcaatcattagccctaggtttcaacagattcatttctgctagaaaagtaaaacaagtgactaaggcttcatcaatcattagctcttggttttggcaagctcatatcacatc
This sequence is a window from Coffea eugenioides isolate CCC68of chromosome 7, Ceug_1.0, whole genome shotgun sequence. Protein-coding genes within it:
- the LOC113777358 gene encoding nucleolar and coiled-body phosphoprotein 1-like, producing the protein MVRIRGGSTSAGRSFRLRDEDIEIVDPPPVAPKKKKMTRGGKVKQTAQRKLVTPTAESSDEQMEGQISEGNIAGENEEPEQATQGDETVTRSSSKRKRTAKGKRTPQSKKKQSADPSVDQQNEENTTESQPTPEPSIRKSPRTRTETQNVGASATQTSKGTRSGKNPVSQPVPEPVPLPKFIDDEARDRFDTDSRRKLSYGRFLTPIFAHFEIPFSGKSPKDSVSSVFSKAYFERKNLKFFDGHWCYKETVAESRRKNLHETPVTPRTPHDQSGYVSPFTMHPRKSANGLMMTMTSAQQSSFLEKRNLLVPPIPETNETAHQKEPRSEPTGPTTGNETTPASSSQPKDKDKAPVTEEAYEDDDEETEEEEDPEQYRLTRRRPGSSKITI